A region from the Haliaeetus albicilla chromosome 16, bHalAlb1.1, whole genome shotgun sequence genome encodes:
- the PTAFR gene encoding platelet-activating factor receptor — MSGKGKGAAEGSADSYISCHIDSEFRYNLFTVFYSIIFILGFVANCYVLWIFSRIYPTKKLNEIKIFMVNLTVADLLFLVTMPMWIVYYHHHGDWIMPEFLCNVAGCLFFVNTYSSVAFLTVITYNRYQAVTNPIKAAQFTTQRRGIYLSAAIWIIIVGSSLYYLFDNNTNQEEIDSKNFTRCFERYNSSSSVSAVLTIHVIICILFYIIFLFILGWNIIIIRTLFSKSVQPRKSVHVKQRALWMVCTVLAVFIISFVPHHIVHLPWTLTVLEQWKKENCQLRQQLNDAHQVTLCLLSMNCVLDPIIYCFLTKKFQKHLSENLKSMKGSRKCSRQTTDTVIEGTIHQEDAIRI; from the coding sequence ATGTCTGGAAAGGGTAAAGGCGCTGCTGAAGGTAGTGCCGATTCCTACATTTCATGCCACATAGACTCTGAGTTTCGCTACAACCTCTTTACTGTTTTCTACAGCATCATTTTCATTCTGGGCTTTGTTGCCAACTGCTATGTGCTCTGGATTTTCAGCCGTATTTACCCCACCAAAAAACTCAATGAAATCAAAATATTCATGGTGAACCTGACAGTAGCTGACCTGCTCTTCTTGGTTACGATGCCAATGTGGATTGTTTACTATCACCACCATGGAGACTGGATCATGCCTGAGTTCCTCTGTAATGTGGCtggctgtttattttttgttaacaCCTACTCTTCTGTTGCCTTTCTGACGGTCATCACATACAACCGTTACCAAGCTGTGACTAATCCCATTAAAGCTGCTCAGTTTACCACCCAGAGAAGGGGTATCTACTTATCAGCAGCTATCTGGATCATAATAGTGGGCAGCTCTTTGTATTACCTTTTTGACAATAATACTAATCAGGAGGAGATTGATTCGAAGAATTTCACACGGTGCTTTGAGCGCTATAACTCTTCTAGCAGTGTTTCAGCTGTTCTCACCATTCATGTCATCATCTGCATCCTCTTCtatataattttcctttttatactAGGCTGGAACATCATAATTATCAGGACACTGTTCTCCAAATCAGTGCAGCCACGGAAGAGTGTTCATGTCAAGCAAAGGGCACTCTGGATGGTTTGCACAGTGCTGGCTGTGTTCATCATAAGCTTTGTACCTCATCATATAGTGCACCTGCCCTGGACCCTGACTGTTCTGGAGCagtggaagaaggaaaactgtCAGTTGCGCCAACAACTCAATGATGCTCACCAGGTGACTTTGTGCCTCTTGAGTATGAACTGTGTGTTGGACCCTATCATCTACTGCTTCCTCACCAAGAAGTTCCAaaaacatctttcagaaaacctgaaaagcaTGAAAGGGAGTCGCAAGTGCTCCAGGCAAACCACCGACACAGTGATTGAGGGCACCATTCACCAAGAGGATGCCATTAGGATCTAG